The following proteins come from a genomic window of Streptomyces sp. GS7:
- a CDS encoding DUF6412 domain-containing protein, with the protein MYRIVDAWRLYTSALFFLLAGLLLAQSGLTTALTAAATAAAILLLCSALALAATARPVPPGRIRTAIRDRERRTAFLPQRDPDAAGRPRPRAPGRALPTAA; encoded by the coding sequence ATGTATCGCATCGTCGACGCCTGGCGCCTCTACACCTCCGCGCTGTTCTTCCTCCTCGCCGGACTCCTGCTCGCCCAGAGCGGTCTGACGACCGCGCTGACCGCCGCAGCGACCGCCGCCGCGATCCTGCTGCTGTGCAGCGCCCTGGCCCTGGCGGCCACCGCCCGCCCGGTTCCCCCTGGCCGCATCCGCACGGCCATCCGCGACCGCGAGCGCCGTACGGCGTTCCTGCCGCAGCGCGACCCCGACGCCGCCGGCCGGCCGCGCCCGCGAGCACCGGGCCGCGCCCTCCCGACGGCCGCGTAG
- a CDS encoding TIGR03364 family FAD-dependent oxidoreductase, whose translation MRVIVVGAGVLGTLHAWHAVERGHEVLHIEREAEARGASVRNFGQIWVSGRAGGEELATALRARELWEGIGDRVPGVGFRAIGSLTVVRNDAERAVAEAATRRPDADDRGYRLLDAEQARAVNPALRGDFTGALWCERDAAVEPRVAQRALKEALLASGRYTYLGGREVREVVGERAVRDDHGDTHHGDAVVLCTGAWLGGLVRELVPDLPVRRVRLQMMQTEPLGEPLTTSVADADSFRYYPAYRGDALDALNAGQAQTPTAAAHKMQLLMVQRADGGLTIGDTHEYRAPFAFDTVEEPYEHLTGVVETILGRPLPRIRHRWAGVYAQCTDTTRVVHRQQVRDGVWLVTGPGGRGMTCSPAIAETTANELGW comes from the coding sequence ATGCGAGTCATAGTCGTCGGAGCCGGCGTGCTGGGAACCCTGCACGCCTGGCACGCAGTTGAACGAGGCCACGAAGTCCTGCACATCGAGCGGGAGGCCGAGGCCCGCGGCGCCTCGGTCCGCAACTTCGGGCAGATCTGGGTCAGCGGCCGGGCCGGCGGCGAGGAGCTGGCCACCGCACTCCGCGCCCGCGAACTCTGGGAGGGCATCGGCGACCGCGTCCCCGGTGTCGGCTTCCGCGCCATCGGCTCGCTGACCGTCGTCCGCAACGACGCCGAACGCGCGGTCGCCGAGGCCGCCACCCGCCGCCCCGACGCCGACGACCGCGGCTACCGCCTCCTCGACGCCGAGCAGGCCCGCGCCGTCAACCCCGCCCTGCGCGGCGACTTCACCGGCGCCCTGTGGTGCGAACGGGACGCCGCCGTGGAACCCCGCGTCGCCCAACGCGCCCTGAAGGAAGCGCTGCTGGCGTCCGGCCGGTACACCTACCTCGGTGGGCGCGAGGTCCGCGAGGTGGTCGGGGAGCGCGCGGTCCGCGACGATCACGGCGACACCCATCACGGCGACGCGGTGGTCCTGTGCACCGGCGCCTGGCTCGGCGGCCTGGTCCGGGAACTCGTCCCCGACCTGCCGGTGCGCCGGGTACGCCTCCAGATGATGCAGACCGAACCGCTCGGCGAACCGCTCACCACCTCCGTCGCCGACGCCGACAGCTTCCGCTACTACCCCGCCTACCGCGGCGACGCCCTGGACGCCCTCAACGCCGGCCAGGCCCAGACCCCGACCGCCGCCGCGCACAAGATGCAGCTGCTGATGGTCCAGCGCGCCGACGGCGGACTGACCATCGGCGACACCCACGAATACCGGGCGCCGTTCGCCTTCGACACCGTCGAGGAGCCCTACGAGCACCTCACCGGTGTCGTCGAGACGATCCTCGGCCGCCCGCTGCCCCGCATCCGCCACCGCTGGGCCGGGGTCTACGCCCAGTGCACGGACACCACCCGCGTCGTCCACCGCCAGCAGGTCCGCGACGGCGTCTGGCTGGTCACCGGGCCCGGCGGACGCGGTATGACCTGCTCCCCGGCCATCGCCGAAACCACCGCGAACGAACTGGGATGGTGA
- a CDS encoding Gfo/Idh/MocA family oxidoreductase, whose product MNDPLGTPHSPRPPFRVGLVGYGLAGSVFHAPLIAATEGLLLDTVSTSDPERQAQARAEHPQVRTVATPEAVLDRAAAGELDLIVLASPNKTHVPLATAALEAGVPVVVDKPLAATAAEAEKLAALAADRGLLLSVFQNRRWDNDFLTVRKLIEDGALGEVWRFESRFERWRPQPKGGWRESGDPAELGGLLYDLGSHLVDQALTLFGPAASVYAESDIRRPGAEADDDTFIAITHANGVRSHLWVSATTALLGSRFRVLGNRAGYTKHGLDPQEAALREGQRPGDEGVEWGVEKRTGWGRLGAGAAPRSGGGEPVETLPGDYPAYYAAIERALREGGEPPVTAAEAAAALRVLEAARISAAEGRTVRIGAAA is encoded by the coding sequence ATGAATGACCCCCTGGGCACCCCCCACTCCCCCCGCCCGCCCTTCCGCGTCGGCCTCGTCGGATACGGCCTGGCGGGGTCGGTCTTCCACGCCCCGCTGATCGCCGCCACCGAAGGGCTGCTGCTCGACACCGTCTCGACCTCCGACCCCGAACGGCAGGCTCAGGCCCGCGCCGAGCATCCGCAGGTCCGCACGGTGGCCACCCCCGAGGCCGTCCTGGACCGGGCCGCCGCCGGCGAGCTGGACCTGATCGTGCTGGCGAGCCCGAACAAGACGCACGTCCCGCTCGCCACCGCCGCGCTGGAGGCCGGTGTCCCGGTCGTCGTCGACAAGCCGCTGGCCGCCACCGCCGCCGAGGCCGAGAAGCTCGCCGCGCTCGCCGCCGACCGCGGGCTGCTGCTCTCCGTCTTCCAGAACCGCCGCTGGGACAACGACTTCCTGACCGTGCGCAAGCTGATCGAGGACGGTGCGCTCGGCGAGGTGTGGCGCTTCGAGTCCCGCTTCGAGCGCTGGCGGCCCCAGCCCAAGGGCGGCTGGCGCGAGTCCGGCGACCCGGCCGAACTCGGCGGGCTGCTCTACGACCTCGGCAGCCACCTCGTCGACCAGGCGCTGACCCTCTTCGGCCCGGCCGCCTCCGTGTACGCCGAGTCCGACATCCGCCGCCCGGGCGCGGAGGCCGACGACGACACCTTCATCGCGATCACCCACGCCAACGGCGTCCGTTCCCATCTGTGGGTGAGCGCCACCACCGCCCTTCTCGGCTCCCGCTTCCGGGTGCTGGGGAACCGGGCCGGCTACACCAAGCACGGCCTGGACCCGCAGGAGGCCGCGCTGCGCGAGGGCCAACGCCCCGGCGACGAGGGTGTGGAGTGGGGCGTGGAGAAGCGGACCGGCTGGGGCCGCCTCGGCGCCGGGGCGGCCCCCCGCAGCGGCGGCGGCGAGCCGGTGGAGACGCTGCCGGGCGACTACCCCGCCTACTACGCCGCGATCGAGCGGGCCCTGCGGGAGGGCGGCGAACCGCCGGTGACCGCCGCCGAGGCCGCGGCGGCGCTGCGCGTCCTGGAGGCCGCCCGGATCTCGGCGGCCGAGGGCCGGACGGTCCGGATCGGGGCGGCGGCATGA
- a CDS encoding fumarylacetoacetate hydrolase family protein — translation MKLLRVGTVGAERPALLDDTGVLRDLSDTVPDIDGALLADDAALARIRAAAASGGLPALDTAGLRTGPPVARIGKVVCIGLNYHDHARETGAATPEEPIIFMKAPDTVVGPDDPVLVPRGSVKTDWEVELAVVIGRTARYLESDEQALAAVAGYAVAHDVSERAFQIERGGQWDKGKNCETFNPLGPWLVTADEVPDPQALGIRLWVNGELKQDGTTAEQIFPVAEVVRYVSQFMTLYPGDVINTGTPAGVAMGQPEPKPYLRAGDVVELEIDGLGRQRQSLRSA, via the coding sequence ATGAAGCTGCTGCGCGTCGGAACGGTGGGGGCGGAACGCCCGGCGCTGCTCGACGACACCGGCGTCCTGCGGGACCTGTCGGACACGGTGCCGGACATCGACGGCGCACTGCTCGCGGACGACGCGGCGCTGGCCCGGATACGGGCCGCCGCCGCGTCCGGCGGGCTGCCCGCGCTGGACACCGCCGGGCTGCGCACCGGCCCGCCGGTCGCCCGGATCGGCAAGGTGGTGTGCATCGGGCTGAACTACCACGACCACGCCCGGGAGACGGGGGCCGCGACCCCCGAGGAGCCGATCATCTTCATGAAGGCCCCGGACACGGTCGTGGGCCCCGACGACCCGGTCCTGGTGCCGCGCGGCAGCGTGAAGACCGACTGGGAGGTGGAGTTGGCCGTCGTCATCGGCCGTACCGCCCGCTACCTGGAGAGCGACGAGCAGGCGCTCGCGGCGGTGGCCGGGTACGCGGTGGCGCACGACGTCTCCGAGCGCGCCTTCCAGATCGAGCGCGGCGGCCAGTGGGACAAGGGCAAGAACTGCGAGACGTTCAACCCGCTGGGCCCGTGGCTGGTGACCGCCGACGAGGTGCCCGACCCGCAGGCCCTGGGCATCCGGCTGTGGGTCAACGGGGAGCTGAAGCAGGACGGCACGACCGCCGAGCAGATCTTCCCGGTGGCCGAAGTGGTCCGCTACGTCAGCCAGTTCATGACGCTCTACCCGGGCGACGTCATCAACACCGGCACTCCGGCCGGGGTCGCGATGGGACAGCCCGAGCCGAAGCCGTATCTGCGGGCCGGCGACGTGGTGGAGCTGGAGATCGACGGGTTGGGGCGGCAGCGGCAGTCGCTGCGCTCTGCTTGA
- a CDS encoding ROK family transcriptional regulator, with the protein MSSNDPDPPATAPTTSAAGPGANLLALRGHNAALVLGLLRAAGEAGASRPELAERTGLTPQAVSKITARLRADGLAEEAGRRASTGGKPRTVLRLVPGARYAVGLHLDRDEIRCVLADLAGRPVAERRAPLDLGAGAEAVLTTAAREVAALRDAAGGPPVLGAGVACPGPLDHGSGVLRQVTGLPQWDGFPLRDALAARLGLPVVLDKDTNAAALGIGRAPEEAGASFAYLHLGTGLGAGLVLGGALYRGPHTGAGEFGHQVVQLDGPRCGCGRRGCVEALCLAAVARGDLPAAARVLGVAAANLVELLDIDRVLLGGRTVRAHPEAFRDGVARVLADHAALRGRPRPASGGGPGAAPAVALARGGSRTVADGAAELVLTGLFR; encoded by the coding sequence GTGAGCAGCAACGATCCCGACCCCCCGGCCACCGCCCCCACGACATCCGCCGCCGGCCCCGGCGCGAACCTCCTCGCCCTGCGCGGGCACAACGCCGCGCTGGTGCTCGGGCTGCTGCGCGCGGCGGGGGAGGCGGGGGCCAGCCGTCCGGAGCTGGCCGAGCGCACCGGTCTCACCCCGCAGGCGGTCAGCAAGATCACTGCCCGGCTGCGGGCCGACGGCCTGGCCGAGGAGGCGGGCCGCCGCGCCTCCACCGGCGGCAAACCCCGCACCGTACTGCGCCTGGTCCCCGGCGCCCGGTACGCCGTCGGCCTGCACCTGGACCGCGACGAGATCCGCTGCGTGCTGGCCGACCTCGCGGGCCGGCCGGTCGCGGAGCGCCGGGCGCCGCTGGATCTCGGCGCCGGCGCCGAGGCGGTGCTGACCACCGCCGCGCGCGAGGTCGCGGCGCTGCGGGACGCGGCGGGCGGGCCGCCGGTGCTCGGCGCCGGGGTGGCCTGCCCCGGGCCGCTCGACCACGGGAGCGGTGTGCTGCGCCAGGTCACCGGCCTCCCGCAGTGGGACGGCTTCCCGCTGCGGGACGCGCTCGCCGCCCGCCTCGGCCTGCCCGTCGTCCTCGACAAGGACACCAACGCGGCGGCGCTCGGCATCGGCCGCGCACCCGAGGAGGCCGGCGCCTCCTTCGCCTACCTCCACCTGGGCACCGGACTGGGCGCCGGGCTCGTCCTCGGCGGCGCCCTCTACCGCGGCCCGCACACCGGCGCCGGCGAATTCGGCCACCAGGTCGTGCAGTTGGACGGGCCGCGGTGCGGCTGCGGGCGGCGCGGCTGCGTCGAGGCGCTGTGCCTGGCGGCGGTGGCCCGCGGCGATCTCCCGGCGGCGGCCCGGGTGCTGGGCGTGGCCGCGGCCAACCTCGTCGAACTGCTGGACATCGACCGGGTGCTGCTCGGGGGCCGCACCGTACGCGCACACCCGGAGGCGTTCCGGGACGGTGTGGCCCGGGTCCTCGCCGACCACGCGGCGCTGCGCGGCCGGCCGCGGCCGGCGTCCGGCGGCGGGCCCGGGGCCGCGCCCGCGGTGGCCCTGGCCCGCGGCGGGTCCCGGACCGTCGCGGACGGCGCCGCCGAGCTGGTGCTGACGGGGCTGTTCCGCTAG
- a CDS encoding heme-degrading domain-containing protein gives MSGSAGAPAAVDEIGELTAQEERLLFDTFGNDEAWALGSLLVALARERGAAVTVGIRRGGQQLFHCALPGTSADNDAWIARKCAVVERYGESSYLVGARFRAKGRTFEESSRLDPDRYAAHGGAFPVRLRGTGVVGAVAVSGLPQADDHALVVEALERFLFPSHVVG, from the coding sequence ATGAGCGGGTCCGCGGGGGCGCCCGCCGCGGTCGACGAGATCGGCGAGCTGACCGCCCAGGAGGAGCGGCTGCTCTTCGACACCTTCGGCAACGACGAGGCCTGGGCGCTGGGTTCGCTGCTGGTCGCGTTGGCGCGGGAGCGCGGCGCCGCCGTCACGGTCGGCATCCGGCGCGGCGGCCAGCAGCTGTTCCACTGCGCCCTGCCGGGCACCTCCGCCGACAACGACGCCTGGATCGCCCGCAAATGCGCCGTCGTCGAGCGCTACGGGGAGTCCTCGTACCTGGTCGGCGCCCGCTTCCGCGCCAAGGGCCGGACGTTCGAGGAGAGTTCCCGCCTCGACCCGGACCGCTACGCGGCACACGGCGGCGCCTTCCCCGTCCGGCTGCGGGGGACCGGCGTCGTCGGGGCGGTCGCGGTGTCCGGACTGCCGCAGGCGGACGACCACGCGCTGGTCGTCGAGGCGCTGGAGCGGTTTCTCTTTCCTTCCCACGTTGTCGGCTGA
- a CDS encoding phosphonatase-like hydrolase — protein MVSQLTPRPTPTAHDRDAVRLAVLDMAGTTVADDGLVEQAFDAAARHMGVEPGSPAHAEQLAYVRATMGESKISVFRHLFAAPDGDPGATEDAARRANRAFETAYGDLVDDGRIAPLPGAREAIETLWQAGRTVVLTTGFARVTQDAILDALGWRDLAALTLCPADAGGRGRPYPDMVLTALLRTGAAADVRQIAVAGDTSYDMIAGRRSGASVVAGVLTGAHEAAQLEAAGATHVLGSVAELPALLGVV, from the coding sequence ATGGTGAGCCAGTTGACACCCCGTCCGACCCCCACCGCGCACGACCGGGACGCCGTCCGGCTGGCCGTCCTCGACATGGCCGGCACCACCGTCGCCGACGACGGCCTGGTGGAGCAGGCGTTCGACGCCGCCGCCCGGCACATGGGCGTCGAGCCGGGCAGCCCCGCCCACGCCGAGCAACTCGCCTACGTACGGGCCACCATGGGCGAATCCAAGATCTCCGTCTTCCGGCACCTCTTCGCCGCCCCCGACGGCGACCCCGGTGCCACCGAGGACGCCGCCCGCCGCGCCAACCGCGCCTTCGAGACGGCCTACGGCGACCTGGTCGACGACGGCAGGATCGCCCCCCTCCCCGGCGCCCGCGAGGCCATCGAGACCCTCTGGCAGGCCGGCCGCACCGTCGTGCTGACCACCGGCTTCGCCCGCGTCACCCAGGACGCGATCCTCGACGCCCTGGGCTGGCGCGACCTGGCCGCGCTGACCCTGTGCCCCGCCGACGCCGGCGGCCGCGGCCGCCCCTACCCCGACATGGTGCTCACCGCCCTGCTCCGCACCGGCGCCGCCGCCGACGTACGGCAGATCGCGGTGGCCGGCGACACCTCCTACGACATGATCGCCGGTCGCCGCAGCGGCGCCTCGGTCGTCGCCGGCGTGCTGACAGGGGCACACGAGGCGGCGCAACTGGAGGCCGCCGGCGCCACCCACGTCCTCGGGTCGGTCGCCGAACTGCCCGCGCTGCTGGGGGTGGTGTGA
- a CDS encoding GntR family transcriptional regulator — protein sequence MEFPYGQEPGAPIRSGIPEHGRIPKYYAAKVEIAALLTELGEGEPLPAERELALRFAVSRETLRQALRELVLEGRLKRLGRGTVVAGPKMEQPLSLASYTEGVRRQGRTPGRHLVSLDRFPCPPALAADLAVAAGDEVWHMERVLLADDERVGLESTYVAVARVPDLAADFAPDSSFYAYLHERLGIGFGDADERLETVLATPREALLIGTPGALPMLLIHRLSRDTEGRPLERVRSLYRGDRFSFTAHLGTRPATP from the coding sequence GTGGAGTTCCCGTACGGCCAGGAACCTGGCGCACCCATCCGGTCCGGCATCCCCGAGCACGGACGCATCCCCAAGTACTACGCGGCGAAGGTCGAAATCGCCGCACTGCTCACGGAGTTGGGCGAAGGCGAACCGCTGCCCGCGGAGCGTGAACTGGCCCTGCGGTTCGCGGTCTCGCGGGAGACGCTGCGCCAGGCCCTGCGCGAGCTGGTACTGGAGGGGCGGCTGAAGCGGCTGGGGCGCGGCACGGTCGTCGCCGGGCCCAAGATGGAGCAGCCGCTGTCCCTCGCCAGCTACACCGAGGGCGTACGCCGTCAGGGCCGCACCCCCGGCCGGCACCTGGTCTCGCTGGACCGCTTCCCCTGCCCGCCGGCGCTCGCCGCCGATCTTGCGGTAGCGGCCGGCGACGAGGTCTGGCACATGGAGCGGGTGCTGCTCGCCGACGACGAGCGGGTGGGGCTGGAGAGCACCTACGTCGCGGTGGCCCGGGTCCCGGATCTGGCGGCCGACTTCGCGCCGGACTCCTCCTTCTACGCCTACCTCCACGAGCGGCTCGGCATCGGCTTCGGGGACGCGGACGAGCGCCTGGAGACGGTGCTGGCCACCCCGCGCGAGGCGCTGCTGATCGGCACCCCCGGCGCACTGCCGATGCTGCTGATCCACCGGCTGTCGCGGGACACCGAGGGGCGCCCGCTGGAGCGGGTGCGGTCGCTGTACCGCGGGGACCGGTTCTCGTTCACCGCGCATCTGGGCACCCGGCCCGCGACCCCGTAG
- a CDS encoding ABC transporter ATP-binding protein, whose product MPAPTAAPARPGAPATAPACGIRFDDVTVGYGPHGGHGENTVLDSFDLTVEPGEVMALLGPSGSGKTTALRAVAGFVRPVRGRVLIGGRDVTDLPPYKRGIGMVVQQYALFPHMKVAENVAFGLKARKTPRAEIPGRVAEALEMTGMAGYAARHPRELSGGQQQRVAIARALAIRPRVLLLDEPLSALDARLRSDMLAELARLHRELPDVTILYVTHDQVEALTLADRIAVLDNARLRDCGTPQQLYRSPRTEFTASFVGTANLLPVTVRDGGADFAGRPLTVPVGEAASGATATLCVRPHLVGLGPSPAPGGNTLHGTVTEIQWRGATHRLYVAAHGHRIMADVRELREPPAPGTEIALHFAPEDAVLIPAGLVADGAPHA is encoded by the coding sequence ATGCCCGCCCCCACCGCCGCCCCCGCCCGCCCCGGCGCGCCCGCCACCGCTCCGGCCTGCGGCATCCGCTTCGACGACGTCACCGTCGGCTACGGCCCACACGGCGGGCACGGTGAGAACACTGTCCTCGACTCCTTCGACCTCACCGTCGAACCCGGCGAGGTGATGGCCCTCCTCGGCCCGTCCGGCTCCGGCAAGACCACCGCGCTGCGGGCCGTCGCCGGCTTCGTCCGGCCGGTGCGCGGCCGGGTGCTGATCGGCGGCCGGGACGTCACCGACCTCCCGCCGTACAAGCGCGGCATCGGCATGGTCGTCCAGCAGTACGCGCTGTTCCCGCACATGAAGGTCGCCGAGAACGTCGCCTTCGGACTCAAGGCGCGCAAGACGCCCCGCGCCGAGATCCCCGGCCGGGTCGCCGAGGCACTGGAGATGACCGGCATGGCCGGCTACGCCGCCCGGCACCCCCGGGAGCTGTCCGGCGGCCAGCAGCAGCGCGTCGCCATCGCCCGCGCGCTCGCCATCCGACCCCGCGTCCTGCTGCTGGACGAACCGCTGTCCGCGCTCGACGCCCGGCTCCGCTCCGACATGCTCGCCGAACTCGCCCGCCTGCACCGCGAGTTGCCCGACGTCACCATCCTCTACGTCACCCACGACCAGGTCGAGGCGCTGACCCTGGCCGACCGGATCGCCGTCCTGGACAACGCCCGGCTGCGCGACTGCGGCACCCCGCAGCAGCTCTACCGCAGCCCGCGCACCGAGTTCACCGCCTCGTTCGTGGGCACCGCGAACCTGCTGCCGGTGACCGTACGCGACGGCGGGGCGGACTTCGCCGGCCGGCCGCTGACCGTTCCTGTCGGCGAGGCCGCCTCTGGAGCCACCGCCACCCTCTGCGTCCGCCCGCACCTCGTCGGCCTCGGCCCGAGCCCGGCGCCCGGCGGCAACACCCTGCACGGCACGGTCACCGAGATCCAGTGGCGCGGTGCCACCCACCGGCTGTACGTCGCGGCCCACGGCCACCGGATCATGGCCGACGTCCGCGAACTGCGCGAACCCCCGGCGCCCGGCACCGAGATCGCCCTGCACTTCGCCCCGGAGGACGCCGTCCTCATCCCGGCGGGCCTCGTGGCGGACGGGGCGCCGCATGCCTGA
- a CDS encoding helix-turn-helix domain-containing protein, translating to MAEDERLGYLTPLQRFGATVRDVRTGRKITQKHLGTYAGYSEAYVSKVEKGTMKPSQRFAEKCDCVFQTRGMFVRLLGDIERDDNPSWFVPYLEREREASRVLDFSTTSIMGIFQTEEYAHAVFRAGHPRESAEFIHTKVGARLRRRDILTQDNRPLVWVVLHEACLRTVVGGTAVMAAQLDHLVLSAESPSVDFQVVPFSVGAAAAHVPAFTLLTFGEDPSVVYSDDPQGGRLYQQPETVALFSEHYDRLRSHALAPTDSLTFIDKIRKEYLS from the coding sequence GTGGCCGAGGACGAACGGCTGGGGTACTTGACTCCGCTGCAGCGCTTTGGGGCAACGGTCAGAGACGTGCGCACGGGTCGGAAGATCACGCAGAAACACCTTGGGACGTATGCCGGTTATTCAGAGGCGTATGTGTCAAAGGTTGAAAAGGGCACGATGAAGCCCTCTCAACGGTTCGCGGAGAAGTGCGACTGCGTGTTTCAGACACGCGGCATGTTTGTGCGACTGCTCGGAGACATTGAACGCGACGACAACCCCTCGTGGTTTGTGCCGTATCTCGAAAGAGAGCGGGAGGCGTCGCGGGTTCTCGACTTCTCAACAACGAGCATCATGGGGATTTTTCAGACCGAGGAGTACGCGCACGCCGTCTTCCGCGCGGGGCATCCGCGTGAGTCCGCAGAATTTATACACACCAAGGTGGGCGCACGTCTAAGGCGACGCGACATCCTGACTCAGGATAACCGGCCACTGGTTTGGGTTGTGCTTCACGAGGCTTGTTTGCGCACAGTAGTAGGTGGAACTGCCGTAATGGCCGCGCAACTTGATCACCTCGTCTTGTCGGCCGAATCGCCGAGTGTGGACTTTCAGGTCGTGCCGTTTTCTGTCGGAGCTGCGGCGGCACATGTCCCGGCGTTTACTCTGCTTACCTTTGGCGAGGATCCCAGCGTTGTGTACTCGGATGATCCGCAGGGAGGGCGACTTTACCAACAACCCGAAACCGTGGCTCTCTTCTCGGAGCATTACGATCGGCTGAGGTCACACGCGTTGGCGCCCACTGACTCACTTACCTTTATCGACAAAATCCGCAAGGAGTATCTGTCATGA
- a CDS encoding YidC/Oxa1 family membrane protein insertase encodes MSVFDVLGDALARGADTLAPLFGASATAVAIVLFTLGVRAALHPLARAAARGEKSRAALAPQIAALQRRHRGDRERLQQAMTELYAKSGASPLAGCLPTALQVPVFFVTYRIFTSGNATLLGHTLLGAPLGGSWRQALADGGVFGPHGLVYLGLFALIGAVATWNYRRARATAAANPAPAAGPGGTAVPGMGTLAKVMPLLSFGTLITVAVVPLAAGLYLVTSTAWTACERALLNRDRKPVREPESAPAQAQGRTPSGGGARKRAPRTRAARQQAARARANAAARADRAAKPGEDGGRAATPGPAEPAEPADPAPGSSSAADQAVTTPR; translated from the coding sequence ATGTCCGTTTTCGACGTACTCGGCGATGCGCTGGCGCGCGGCGCCGACACCCTCGCCCCGCTCTTCGGCGCCTCGGCCACGGCCGTCGCCATCGTCCTGTTCACCCTCGGCGTGCGCGCCGCGCTGCACCCGCTCGCCCGCGCCGCGGCCCGCGGCGAGAAGTCCCGTGCCGCGCTCGCCCCGCAGATCGCCGCACTCCAGCGCCGGCACCGGGGCGACCGCGAACGGCTCCAGCAGGCCATGACCGAGCTGTACGCCAAGTCCGGCGCCTCGCCGCTGGCCGGCTGCCTGCCGACCGCGCTCCAAGTGCCGGTCTTCTTCGTGACGTACCGCATCTTCACCAGCGGGAACGCGACCCTGCTCGGCCATACGCTGCTGGGCGCGCCGCTCGGCGGCAGCTGGCGCCAGGCGCTCGCGGACGGCGGGGTGTTCGGACCGCACGGGCTGGTCTACCTCGGGCTGTTCGCGCTGATCGGGGCGGTCGCCACCTGGAACTACCGGCGGGCGCGGGCCACGGCGGCGGCCAACCCGGCGCCGGCGGCGGGCCCCGGCGGTACGGCCGTACCCGGTATGGGCACCCTCGCCAAGGTGATGCCGCTGCTGTCCTTCGGCACGCTGATCACCGTCGCGGTGGTGCCGCTGGCGGCCGGGCTCTACCTGGTGACCTCGACGGCCTGGACCGCGTGCGAACGGGCGCTGCTGAACCGGGACCGGAAGCCGGTGCGGGAGCCGGAGTCGGCCCCCGCTCAAGCGCAGGGCCGCACGCCGTCCGGCGGCGGTGCGCGGAAGCGGGCGCCCAGGACGCGGGCGGCCCGGCAGCAGGCCGCCCGGGCGCGGGCGAACGCCGCCGCGCGGGCGGACCGGGCCGCGAAGCCGGGCGAGGACGGCGGCCGGGCCGCCACGCCTGGACCGGCGGAACCGGCGGAACCGGCGGATCCGGCGCCCGGATCTTCCTCCGCTGCTGACCAGGCCGTTACTACCCCTCGGTAG
- a CDS encoding DUF397 domain-containing protein, with product MTLTEAVWEKSSYSGSSGGQCIEFSRAFAPSGLIPVRDSKVPSGPALIFPVSQWSAFIESVKDDAFTA from the coding sequence ATGACGTTGACCGAGGCTGTCTGGGAGAAATCTTCCTACAGCGGCTCAAGTGGCGGGCAATGCATAGAGTTCTCCCGTGCGTTCGCCCCATCCGGACTCATTCCCGTCCGCGACTCAAAGGTCCCTTCCGGACCCGCGCTGATCTTCCCTGTCTCGCAGTGGTCGGCATTCATCGAGTCGGTGAAGGATGACGCATTCACGGCCTAG